Proteins encoded within one genomic window of Flavobacterium gilvum:
- a CDS encoding SusD/RagB family nutrient-binding outer membrane lipoprotein, whose protein sequence is MKKIIYVLGILFLTAACNEDSLADLNTDTKNPLEVPANTLFVTAQKNIVDEMTTPNYNMNIYRLVCQQWTETTYVDESNYNWTGRSISDNHWKNFYALPLADLDKAKEIIEKQVFSSYQTTLIAQQKNQLALIDLLTCYSYTILVDTFGDVPYNEALLGSENYLPKYDKSLDIYKNLIVRIDNDLAKIDVNHGAFGSSDFIGNDDMNQWIKFANCLKLKIGINLKASGLANSIADAAIISASKNVITSNDQNIKFVYENSGPNTNPVFRELSARNDFVVTETIVNHLVGKNDPRVTEYFADNKIPYVGGKVGVKNSYSKFTHVSDKIRQPNFPSTLFDLAETEFLLAEAVERGIAVGGTAQDHYNKAITASMKDWEIADADITAYLAQPNVAYTTAASTWQQKIGEQAWYALFNRGFEAYTSTRRLNYPVLNAPASADPAANGQVPSRMQYPTREQTLNPTNYNAAAKSIGGDLLTTKIFWDVN, encoded by the coding sequence ATGAAAAAAATAATATATGTTCTGGGTATTTTATTTCTGACGGCAGCTTGTAATGAAGACTCTCTTGCAGATTTGAATACAGATACCAAAAACCCTTTGGAAGTTCCCGCAAATACTCTATTTGTTACAGCTCAAAAAAATATTGTTGACGAAATGACAACGCCAAATTATAATATGAATATATATAGATTGGTATGCCAACAATGGACTGAAACAACTTATGTGGATGAGTCAAACTACAATTGGACAGGAAGAAGCATTTCTGATAATCATTGGAAAAACTTTTATGCATTGCCTCTTGCTGATTTAGACAAAGCCAAAGAAATTATCGAAAAACAAGTTTTTTCCAGCTACCAAACAACTTTGATAGCACAGCAAAAAAATCAATTGGCACTAATTGACTTATTAACGTGTTATTCTTATACTATATTAGTAGATACTTTTGGCGATGTACCGTACAACGAAGCATTGCTGGGGTCCGAAAATTACTTACCTAAATATGACAAATCACTTGATATTTACAAAAATTTAATTGTACGTATTGATAATGATTTGGCCAAAATTGATGTAAATCACGGAGCTTTCGGTTCTTCAGATTTTATTGGAAATGACGATATGAATCAATGGATAAAATTTGCAAACTGTTTAAAACTCAAAATTGGAATCAACCTGAAAGCTTCTGGATTAGCAAATTCAATTGCTGATGCAGCCATCATATCGGCTTCAAAAAACGTAATTACATCAAATGACCAAAATATAAAATTTGTGTATGAAAATAGTGGTCCAAACACCAATCCTGTTTTCAGAGAACTTTCTGCCCGTAATGACTTTGTTGTAACTGAGACAATTGTAAATCATTTGGTTGGAAAAAATGACCCTCGTGTTACAGAATATTTTGCAGATAATAAAATTCCGTATGTAGGTGGAAAAGTAGGAGTTAAGAATTCGTATTCTAAATTCACGCATGTTAGTGATAAAATCAGACAACCAAATTTCCCATCAACTTTATTTGATTTGGCTGAAACAGAATTCCTGTTAGCCGAAGCAGTTGAAAGAGGAATTGCAGTTGGCGGAACTGCCCAAGATCACTATAACAAAGCGATTACTGCCTCGATGAAAGACTGGGAAATTGCTGATGCAGACATAACAGCATACTTGGCTCAACCCAATGTAGCCTATACTACTGCTGCATCAACTTGGCAACAAAAAATAGGAGAACAAGCCTGGTATGCGCTTTTCAATAGAGGATTTGAAGCTTATACTTCGACCCGTAGATTAAATTACCCTGTATTGAATGCTCCGGCATCTGCGGATCCGGCGGCCAATGGTCAGGTCCCTTCAAGAATGCAATACCCAACTAGAGAACAAACCTTGAATCCAACCAACTACAATGCAGCCGCAAAAAGTATTGGCGGCGATTTGCTGACAACCAAAATATTTTGGGACGTTAACTAA